A window from Rhinolophus sinicus isolate RSC01 linkage group LG01, ASM3656204v1, whole genome shotgun sequence encodes these proteins:
- the PIKFYVE gene encoding 1-phosphatidylinositol 3-phosphate 5-kinase isoform X6, which produces MATDDKTSPTPDLANDLPRSPTSPSHLTHFKPLTPDQDEPPFKSAYSSFVNLFRFNKERAEGVQGEQPSLSGSWTSPQLPSRVQSVRSPTPYKKQLNEELQRRSSTVLAENSLQHPQENTETRRKAEPTFGGHDPRTAVQLRSLSTVLKRLKEIMEGKSQDSDLKQYWMPDSQCKECYDCSEKFTTFRRRHHCRLCGQIFCSRCCNQEIPGKFMGYTGDLRACTYCRKIALSYAHSTDSNSIGEDLSALSDSASSVSVLDPSEPRTPVGSRKASRNIFLEDDFAWQSLVHPDSSSTALSTRLVSVQEDAGKSPARNRSASITNLSLDRSGSPMVSSYETSVSPQANRTYVRTETTEDERKILLDSVQLKDLWKKICHHSSGMEFQDHRYWLRTHPNCIVGKELVNWLIRNGHITTRAQAIAIGQAMVDGRWLDCVSHHDQLFRDEYALYRPLQSTDFSETPSPDSDSVNSVEGHSEPSWFKDIKFDDSDTEQIAEEGDENLTNSASPSKRTSVSSFQSTVDSDSAASISLNVELDNVNFHIKKPSKYPHVPPHPADQKGRR; this is translated from the exons ATGGCCACAGATGATAAGACTTCCCCAACACCGGACCTTGCCAATGATTTGCCTCGATCTCCTACTAGTCCTTCTCATCTCACACACTTTAAACCTTTGACTCCTGATCAGGACGAACCTCCTTTTAAATCAGCATATAGTTCTTTTGTAAATCTCTTTCGATTTAACAAAG AGAGAGCAGAAGGGGTCCAGGGAGAGCAGCCGTCTCTGAGTGGAAGTTGGACCAGCCCTCAGCTCCCTTCACGAGTGCAATCTGTGAGGTCACCTACACCTTATAAGAAACAGCTTAATGAGGAGCTCCAGCGACGATCTTCAACAGTGTTAG CAGAGAACAGTTTGCAACATCCCCAGGAGAACACAG AAACAAGAAGGAAAGCAGAACCTACCTTTGGAGGTCATGACCCTCGTACAGCTGTTCAGCTTCGAAGCCTCAGTACAGTATTAAAACGCCTCAAGGAAATCATGGAGGGGAAAAGCCAG GATAGTGACCTAAAGCAGTACTGGATGCCAGACAGCCAATGTAAAGAGTGCTATGACTGTAGTGAGAAATTTACAACCTTTAGGCGTAGACACCATTGTCGACTGTGTGGGCAGATTTTCTGCAGTCGTTGCTGTAACCAAGAAATCCCGGGAAAATTTATGGGCTATACAG gGGACCTCCGAGCTTGTACATACTGTAGAAAAATAGCCTTAAGTTATGCTCATTCCACAGACAGTAATTCCATTGGGGAAGACTTGAGTGCTCTTTCAGATTCTGCTTCCTCTGTGTCTGTACTTGATCCAAGTGAACCCCGAACACCTGTTGGGAGTAGAAAAGCCAGTCGCAACATATTTTTAGAGGATGATTTTGCTTGGCAAAG tTTGGTTCATCCAGACTCCTCAAGTACTGCTCTTTCAACAAGACTTGTATCTGTTCAAGAGGATGCTGGGAAATCTCCTGCTCGAAATAG atCAGCCAGCATTACTAACCTGTCGCTGGATCGATCTGGTTCTCCCATGGTATCTTCATATGAGACATCTGTCAGTCCCCAGGCTAACCGAACATATGTTAGGACAGAGACCACTGAAGATGAACGCAAAATTCTTCTG GACAGTGTTCAGTTAAAGGACCTGTGGAAAAAAATCTGCCATCACAGCAGTGGAATGGAGTTTCAGGATCACCGCTACTGGCTGAGAACGCATCCCAACTGCATCGTAGGAAAGGAATTAGTCAACTGGTTAATTCGAAATGGACACATTACTACAAG GGCGCAAGCTATAGCAATTGGACAAGCGATGGTCGATGGACGTTGGCTAGATTGTGTCAGCCATCATGATCAGCTTTTCCGGGATGAGTATGCGCTGTACCGACCACTGCAG AGCACGGACTTTTCCGAGACCCCTTCTCCAGACAGTGACTCTGTGAACTCGGTGGAAGGACACTCAGAGCCATCCTGGTTTAAAGACATAAAGTTTGATGACAGTGACACAGAACAGATAGCAGAAGAAGGTGACGAGAATTTGACTA ATTCTGCCAGTCCTAGCAAGCGTACATCAGTCAGCAGTTTCCAGTCCACAGTGGACAGTGACTCAGCCGCTTCTATCAGCCTGAACGTGGAGCTGGACAACGTGAACTTCCATATCAAGAAGCCCTCCAAGTACCCACATGTGCCCCCTCACCCTGCTGACCAAAAAGGTAGGAGGTAG